From the Musa acuminata AAA Group cultivar baxijiao chromosome BXJ1-2, Cavendish_Baxijiao_AAA, whole genome shotgun sequence genome, one window contains:
- the LOC103975978 gene encoding 60S ribosomal protein L18a-like (The RefSeq protein has 1 substitution compared to this genomic sequence), whose translation MVAFRFHQYQVVGRALPTAADEHPKIYRMKLWATNEVRAKSKFWYFLRKLKKVKKSNGQVLAINEIFERKPTKIKNYGIWLRYQSRTGYHNMYKEYRDTTLNGAVEQMYNEMASRHRVRHHCIQIIKTATIPSKLCKRESTKQFHDSKIKFPLVFKKVRPPTRKLKTTYKASRPNLFM comes from the exons ATGGTAGCCTTTAGG TTCCATCAGTATCAAGTGGTCGGGAGGGCGCTCCCTACGGCTGTCGATGAGCACCCGAAGATCTACCGGATGAAACTGTGGGCAACGAACGAGGTCCGCGCCAAATCCAAGTTTTG GTACTTCTTGAGGAAGCTTAAGAAGGTTAAGAAGAGCAATGGACAAGTGCTGGCAATCAACGAG ATCTTTGAGCGTAAACCCACCAAGATCAAGAATTATGGCATCTGGTTACGATACCAGAGCAGAACAGGCTATCACAACATGTACAAGGAATACCGTGATACCACTCTCAATGGTGCTGTTGAGCAGATGTATAATGAGATGGCCTCTCGTCATCGAGTAAGGCATCACTGTATTCAAATAATTAAAACAGCTACAATTCCGTCTAAGCTTTGCAAGAGGGAGAGTACTAAGCAGTTCCATGACTCAAAAATCAAGTTTCCTCTGGTGTTTAAGAAGGTTAGGCCTCCAACCAGGAAGTTGAAAACCACATATAAGGCATCGAGGCCAAACTTATTTATGTAG
- the LOC103975979 gene encoding eukaryotic translation initiation factor 3 subunit D translates to MGFDVGNVPFNPDGWGPPETPAGPLLVKQDGAAHPANIPFAPFSRSEKLGRVADWSRNPNFSANASRSAGGTRDAVFDFALDESSALSGAAADDSSFRLVDGKPPPRPKFGPRWRFQQRPQLPQRRDEEVEAKKREAEKERARRDRLYNMHRRSAYAGGPGFAGSRRDTPNQKSSVDIQPEWTMLDQIPFSTFSKLSFAVPDPPEDLLICGALEFYDRNFDRVNPKNERRLERFKSRNFFKITTTDDPVIRRLAADDKATVFATDAILSALMCAPRSVSSWDIVIQRVGNKLFFDKRDGSQLDLLSVNETSQDPLPEAKEDINSAYSLAMEATYINQNFSQQVLVRDGNKVTFDEPNPFASEGEEVASVAYRYRRWKLDENTHLVARCEVHSVTEVKGQQTFMTLNALNEFDPKYSGVDWRQKLETQRGAVLATELKNNANKLAKWTAQALLAGADLMKLGYVSRVHPRDHFNHVILSVIGYKLKDFAAQINLNTSNMWGIVKSIVDLCMKLNEGKYVLVKDPAKPQVRIYEVPPDAFENEYVEEPLPEEEQVQPPAEKDATANAVDEVAEAEANAAAGAAEGEKDTDASVV, encoded by the coding sequence ATGGGCTTCGACGTGGGGAATGTCCCCTTCAACCCTGACGGCTGGGGTCCGCCGGAGACGCCCGCCGGGCCTCTCCTCGTCAAGCAGGACGGCGCCGCCCACCCGGCTAACATACCCTTCGCCCCTTTCTCACGCTCCGAGAAGCTCGGCCGCGTTGCCGACTGGAGCCGTAACCCCAACTTTAGCGCGAACGCCTCCCGATCTGCCGGTGGCACCCGCGACGCCGTCTTCGACTTCGCGCTCGATGAGTCGTCCGCCCTTTCCGGCGCCGCCGCAGATGACTCCTCCTTCCGCCTCGTAGACGGCAAGCCTCCTCCTCGCCCCAAGTTCGGCCCCCGCTGGCGCTTCCAGCAGCGCCCACAGCTGCCGCAGCGTCGCGACGAGGAGGTCGAGGCCAAGAAGCGCGAGGCCGAGAAGGAGCGCGCCCGCCGCGACCGTCTCTACAATATGCACCGCCGCTCCGCGTATGCCGGCGGTCCCGGCTTTGCCGGCTCTCGTCGCGACACCCCCAACCAAAAATCCTCCGTCGATATCCAGCCGGAATGGACCATGCTCGACCAGATCCCCTTCTCCACCTTCTCCAAGCTTTCCTTCGCTGTTCCAGATCCGCCGGAGGACCTCCTCATCTGTGGCGCGCTCGAATTCTACGACCGCAACTTCGATCGCGTTAACCCCAAGAACGAGCGCCGTCTGGAGCGCTTCAAGTCCCGCAACTTCTTCAAGATCACCACCACCGACGACCCGGTCATCCGCCGCCTCGCCGCCGACGACAAGGCCACCGTTTTCGCCACCGACGCCATCCTCTCTGCCCTCATGTGCGCCCCGCGTTCCGTGTCCTCTTGGGACATTGTCATCCAGCGGGTTGGCAACAAGCTTTTCTTTGACAAGCGCGACGGGTCTCAACTCGACCTCCTCTCCGTCAACGAGACCTCGCAGGATCCGCTACCCGAGGCCAAGGAGGACATCAACTCGGCGTACTCCCTCGCCATGGAGGCCACTTACATCAACCAGAACTTCTCCCAGCAGGTCCTTGTACGTGATGGCAACAAGGTTACCTTTGATGAGCCCAACCCGTTTGCTTCTGAAGGCGAGGAGGTCGCCTCCGTTGCCTACCGATACCGCCGTTGGAAGCTGGACGAGAACACTCATCTCGTTGCAAGATGTGAGGTGCACAGTGTGACTGAGGTCAAGGGACAGCAAACCTTCATGACCCTTAACGCCCTCAACGAGTTCGATCCAAAATATTCTGGGGTAGACTGGAGGCAGAAACTTGAGACGCAGAGGGGAGCAGTTCTTGCTACCGAACTCAAAAACAACGCCAACAAGCTGGCCAAGTGGACAGCTCAAGCCCTCCTTGCGGGCGCTGATTTGATGAAACTGGGCTATGTCTCCAGAGTCCATCCCCGGGATCACTTCAACCATGTTATTTTGAGTGTCATTGGCTACAAGCTGAAAGATTTTGCTGCTCAGATCAACCTTAATACCTCTAACATGTGGGGGATTGTGAAATCGATCGTGGACCTTTGCATGAAGCTTAACGAGGGAAAATATGTGCTTGTGAAGGATCCAGCAAAGCCTCAGGTAAGGATATATGAGGTGCCGCCGGATGCATTTGAGAATGAATATGTGGAGGAGCCACTGCCAGAGGAGGAGCAGGTGCAGCCACCTGCCGAGAAAGATGCCACAGCAAATGCTGTGGATGAAGTAGCGGAAGCAGAGGCCAATGCTGCAGCTGGAGCAGCAGAGGGTGAGAAGGATACTGATGCTTCTGTGGTCTGA